Proteins encoded together in one Phoenix dactylifera cultivar Barhee BC4 unplaced genomic scaffold, palm_55x_up_171113_PBpolish2nd_filt_p 000064F, whole genome shotgun sequence window:
- the LOC113462014 gene encoding stress response protein NST1-like isoform X2 → MMLKKPLQAVHRKCYNIHRNWRHNMKLHYKHVKNVLHVDPYSHPYEHVTQEDWRHLIDDVWKSKEHKVRSKAGKKNRKKLEYNHCSGSRSFVATMTIQPEFNGSENLEFPEFYKKTHTKKNKEWIDPICAVKHSKMLSLREESSQSGVQLTSEEMSRQALGKRKRYILGFGDGPKPSSSSSTPSRVSQDHVGELQKLKAEMEKMKMEREELRRQLEQERREREEEKKEREEEQKQIAHLTSLVTEFLKEKTQTHKSSIHHDGAMYSTGGTNTR, encoded by the exons ATGATGTTGAAGAAACCATTACAAGCTGTCCACAGAAAATGCTACAATATTCACAGAAATTGGAGGCACAATATGAAATTGCATTACAAGCATGTTAAGAACGTCTTACATGTGGATCCTTATAGTCATCCATACGAACATGTGACTCAAGAGGATTGGCGCCACTTAATTGACGATGTGTGGAAAAGCAAAGAACACAAG GTGAGATCAAAAGCTGGCaaaaagaataggaaaaagCTTGAGTACAATCATTGTTCAGGATCTCGGTCATTTGTTGCAACAATGACTATACAG CCGGAGTTTAATGGTTCTGAAAACCTTGAATTTCcagaattctataagaaaactcATACCAAGAAGAACAAAGAGTGGATTGATCCTATTTGCGCCGTGAAACAT TCAAAGATGTTGAGCTTGCGAGAAGAATCTTCCCAATCCGGTGTGCAATTAACATCAGAGGAGATGTCTAGGCAGGCACttggaaaaaggaagagatacattcttggatttggggatgggccgaagccctcttcatcttcttccacaccTAGTCGTGTGTCACAAGACCATGTTGGGGAGTTACAGAAACTTAAAGCTGAGATGGAGAAGATGAAGATGGAGCGTGAGGAGCTGCGGAGGCAATTGGAacaggagaggagagagcgtgaggaggaaaagaaagagcgaGAGGAAGAACAGAAGCAAATTGCACATCTTACAAGTTTGGTGACAGAGTTCTTAAAGGAAAAGACTCAAACGCATAAGTCGTctatccatcatgatggggccatGTATTCAACTGGTGGCACAAATACTCGTTG a
- the LOC113462014 gene encoding stress response protein NST1-like isoform X1, which translates to MMLKKPLQAVHRKCYNIHRNWRHNMKLHYKHVKNVLHVDPYSHPYEHVTQEDWRHLIDDVWKSKEHKVRSKAGKKNRKKLEYNHCSGSRSFVATMTIQPEFNGSENLEFPEFYKKTHTKKNKEWIDPICAVKHSKMLSLREESSQSGVQLTSEEMSRQALGKRKRYILGFGDGPKPSSSSSTPSRVSQDHVGELQKLKAEMEKMKMEREELRRQLEQERREREEEKKEREEEQKQIAHLTSLVTEFLKEKTQTHKSSIHHDGAMYSTGGTNTRWYVFSFILRRLFRDLDQIKRNIIVNLYLNFSLLFFTCGY; encoded by the exons ATGATGTTGAAGAAACCATTACAAGCTGTCCACAGAAAATGCTACAATATTCACAGAAATTGGAGGCACAATATGAAATTGCATTACAAGCATGTTAAGAACGTCTTACATGTGGATCCTTATAGTCATCCATACGAACATGTGACTCAAGAGGATTGGCGCCACTTAATTGACGATGTGTGGAAAAGCAAAGAACACAAG GTGAGATCAAAAGCTGGCaaaaagaataggaaaaagCTTGAGTACAATCATTGTTCAGGATCTCGGTCATTTGTTGCAACAATGACTATACAG CCGGAGTTTAATGGTTCTGAAAACCTTGAATTTCcagaattctataagaaaactcATACCAAGAAGAACAAAGAGTGGATTGATCCTATTTGCGCCGTGAAACAT TCAAAGATGTTGAGCTTGCGAGAAGAATCTTCCCAATCCGGTGTGCAATTAACATCAGAGGAGATGTCTAGGCAGGCACttggaaaaaggaagagatacattcttggatttggggatgggccgaagccctcttcatcttcttccacaccTAGTCGTGTGTCACAAGACCATGTTGGGGAGTTACAGAAACTTAAAGCTGAGATGGAGAAGATGAAGATGGAGCGTGAGGAGCTGCGGAGGCAATTGGAacaggagaggagagagcgtgaggaggaaaagaaagagcgaGAGGAAGAACAGAAGCAAATTGCACATCTTACAAGTTTGGTGACAGAGTTCTTAAAGGAAAAGACTCAAACGCATAAGTCGTctatccatcatgatggggccatGTATTCAACTGGTGGCACAAATACTCGTTGGTATGTATTCTCATTTATATTACGTAGGTTATTTAGAGATTTGGACCAAATTAAGCGAAATATCATTGTGAACTTatacttgaattttagtttattatttttcacatgtggttattga